In Choloepus didactylus isolate mChoDid1 chromosome X, mChoDid1.pri, whole genome shotgun sequence, a genomic segment contains:
- the LOC119523805 gene encoding 60S ribosomal protein L39-like, translating into MSSHKTFRIKRFMAKKQKQNHPIPQWIQMKTGNKIRYNSKRRHWRRTKLGL; encoded by the coding sequence ATGTCTtctcataaaacttttagaatcaAGCGATTCATggccaagaaacaaaaacagaatcatCCCATTCCTCAATGGATTCAAATGAAAACTGGCAATAAAATCAGGTACAACTCCAAGAGGAGACATTGGAGAAGAACCAAGCTGGGTCTGTAA